The DNA sequence GACATCTCCCTATGCCATCGATCAAGACGATTCCCTCGCGTCGGACACAAAGTCGCTGCTCTTTAGATAACTGCGGTGGCCTCGTCACAAGTTCCTCGACGGATCATCCTTTACGACGGCGTCCATCCCTCCCTGCCGCCCGGTTATCCTTTTCTGCAACTTGACATGAAACCTTCGAGAAGATGAGCCGTGCCAAAGTGATTTAGTTTCTGTCAGATCTCCGCTTTTCTCAAAGAAAAACGGCTCAGGCGAGATCTTCCACCTTGATGACGGCGCGGCCTTTGTAGGTTCCACAGTACGGGCAGACCCTATGAGGCAGTTTGAATTTGCCGCACTGAGGGCAGGCCGAAGCCTGAACCGCAGTCAGAAAATCGTGCGCCCTTCTCATATTTCTTCTCGTTCTGGAATGTCTTTTAACTGGATTTGGCATGGTGATTCCTCTTTCTATAATATTTCCATGAAAATAAAATTTTTATTTTTGAATGATTTTATCCGCTGTTCCTTCAATGAAACACACACTCGGCAAGAATTCTCCTTAAGAAACATCTCTACGCTTTATCCGGCCTATCTCTTGGGAACCTTGAGGTTTCTTAACACGGCAAACCGGTCATCCCCCAAATCCCTCGGGCAATCGCAGTCGCCCCTGTTCAGATTCGCGCCGCACTGAGGGCACAACCCTTTACAGGCGTCGCGACAAAGGACCTTCATGGGAATCTGAAGCATAATCTGCTCATAGATCAGAGGAGACAGATCAAGAACTTCGCCCTGATAAAAGCCGAAATCCAGGTCTTCCGTGCGCAGTTCCTCATTATCCTTGATGCTCTCCTTAACGGGAAGCAACGTATAGCGAAAACCAAAGTTCACCGGAAGGCGAACGGACTCCAGACAACGGCAGCAGATGGTTTCCACAACGGCATCAATCTTCCCCTCGATAAAAACCGTTTCCCCCACCCGGGAAACATGGCAGGTAACAACCGTCTGCGGGAAATTCAGGATGTCCGACTCATCTTCGGCCAGAAAACTCCGGAACCAGCCCTCCTGAAGATCGAAGGAGAGGTCGAGGCCCGCTTCGGGAACCATCAGTACATTAATTTTCAAAATACACCCTAACTCATTAAATCGTAAGGCTTTTATCCAGAGCTATCACCTGTAACCCAGTGATTCTCTTATATAAAGGCGAGGATTAGATTATAAATATCCATCCTTGTCAAGCACAATTTGCTTGAAATACCCTTGACAAACCGGGAAAGCTGGTCCTATAAAAGGGTACATTAAAGGTCTGTCAGGAAAAGGATATATGCATAATATTAAAGAGGTTCGAACCCGTTTTGCACCCTCGCCGACGGGTTATCTTCATATCGGGGGGGCACGTACGGCCCTGTTCAGTTGGCTCTATGCCAGACACACACGGGGGAAATTTGTCTTAAGAATCGAAGACACCGATCAACAACGTTCTACGGAGGAATCAACCCGGGCGATCCTCGATGCCATGACCTGGCTCGGACTGAACTGGGATGAAGGCCCTTTTTTCCAGGCCGAACGCGTCGATATCCACCGGGCAATGGTCCGGAAACTGGTTGACGAGGATAAGGCGTACTACTGCGTCTGTTCGCCGGAAGAACTGGAAGAAAAGCGGAAACGGGCCCTTGCGGAAGGCCGCAAACCCAAATATGACGGAACCTGCCGCGATAAAAAGCTCCCCCCTTCCGACGGGGCGGTTGTCCGGTTCCGCTGCCCCCAGGAAGGCACGACGATTGTAAACGACCTCATCAAAGGGAAAATTTCCTTTAATAATGAGGAGTTGGATGATCTTATCATTCAACGCAGCGACGGGTATCCAACCTACAATTTCGCCGTTGTGGTCGATGACGCCCAGATGGAGATATCCCACGTGATCCGGGGCGACGATCATGTCAACAATACGCCCCGGCAGATCCTCCTGTACGAAGCCCTGGGATACGACATTCCTCAGTTCGGTCATGTCCCGATGATCCTTGGCGCCGACAAGACCCGCCTCAGCAAACGGCACGGAGCAACCTCTGTCATGGCTTACAAGGAGTTGGGATACCTGCCGGAAGCCCTGGTCAACTATCTGGTCCGTCTCGGGTGGTCCCACGGAGATCAGGAAATCTTTTCCCTGGACGAACTCATCGGGTTATTTGACCTGGGGAGCATCGGCAAATCTGCAGCCGTCTTCAATCCCGAAAAGCTGCTCTGGTTGAATCAGCACTATATCAAATCCTATCCGGAAGACAAGCTGCTCGATGCGCTCAATCCGTTCTGGAACAAATTGGGCCTTGAAGTTTCTGATCCTGATTACGGACGGCACATTATCGGGGATCTTCGGGCGCGAGCGAAGACCCTTCCCGAGATGGCGGAATCCAGCACCTTTTATTTCACCGATGAGCCGCCCATCGATGCCGATGCCGCGAAAAAATTCCTCACCCCGGAAATCGCCGGCCATCTCGAAGCCATTGCCGAGGCGCTGGCAATGATCGAGGATTATTCCAAAGAAGGGATTGAGGTCTTTCTCCGCAATCTGGCCGAGGCCCGGGCCATCAAACTCAAGACGATCGCCCAGCCGCTCCGCATCGCCCTGACGGGAAAAACGGTCAGTCCCGGCCTGGATGATGTCATGCTGACCCTTGGGAAGGAGCGTGTGATTTCCCGCATTCGCCGCACCGTTTCGTTTATCGGGAGTCAGCCTTTGCCCTGAAATCTTTTGCCTTGACTTTTTCTCTGTTGTTGCATAAAAGGTCGCTTTGCAAAAGCTTTCCGCAATGGGGGACCTTACCGCGGCAGGATTCGGTTCACGAGTATCAGCCACCCAGGTTCAAATCCAGTTCCCCCAACCATGGTCCCATCGTCTAGTGGTTAGGACGCTGGCCTCTCACGCCGGAAGCCGGGGTTCAACTCCCCGTGGGACTACCAGTTATCATTAAGGAGTTATCGTTTTTCGATAACTCCTTTTTTGTTTGTGGATTTCTCCCTGGGGCCATTTTTCTCAAACAGGCCCACAGCCCATCCCAGACTTTGTAATGGCCTTCCCTGCTCATATTGTCTCGATCAGTCCGGCGGGCAGTCCCGCGGCTTGAAGAGGATCACCCGTCCCCGGCCC is a window from the Syntrophus gentianae genome containing:
- a CDS encoding DUF177 domain-containing protein, which produces MKINVLMVPEAGLDLSFDLQEGWFRSFLAEDESDILNFPQTVVTCHVSRVGETVFIEGKIDAVVETICCRCLESVRLPVNFGFRYTLLPVKESIKDNEELRTEDLDFGFYQGEVLDLSPLIYEQIMLQIPMKVLCRDACKGLCPQCGANLNRGDCDCPRDLGDDRFAVLRNLKVPKR
- the gltX gene encoding glutamate--tRNA ligase; the protein is MKEVRTRFAPSPTGYLHIGGARTALFSWLYARHTRGKFVLRIEDTDQQRSTEESTRAILDAMTWLGLNWDEGPFFQAERVDIHRAMVRKLVDEDKAYYCVCSPEELEEKRKRALAEGRKPKYDGTCRDKKLPPSDGAVVRFRCPQEGTTIVNDLIKGKISFNNEELDDLIIQRSDGYPTYNFAVVVDDAQMEISHVIRGDDHVNNTPRQILLYEALGYDIPQFGHVPMILGADKTRLSKRHGATSVMAYKELGYLPEALVNYLVRLGWSHGDQEIFSLDELIGLFDLGSIGKSAAVFNPEKLLWLNQHYIKSYPEDKLLDALNPFWNKLGLEVSDPDYGRHIIGDLRARAKTLPEMAESSTFYFTDEPPIDADAAKKFLTPEIAGHLEAIAEALAMIEDYSKEGIEVFLRNLAEARAIKLKTIAQPLRIALTGKTVSPGLDDVMLTLGKERVISRIRRTVSFIGSQPLP
- the rpmF gene encoding 50S ribosomal protein L32, whose protein sequence is MPNPVKRHSRTRRNMRRAHDFLTAVQASACPQCGKFKLPHRVCPYCGTYKGRAVIKVEDLA